In Xiphophorus maculatus strain JP 163 A chromosome 2, X_maculatus-5.0-male, whole genome shotgun sequence, one genomic interval encodes:
- the cat gene encoding catalase — protein MAETRDKTTDQMKIWKENRGSQRPDVLTTGGGHPVGDKLNLQTAGPRGPLLVQDVVFTDEMAHFDRERIPERVVHAKGAGAFGYFEVTHDITRYCKAKVFEHVGKTTPIAVRFSSVAGESGSADTVRDPRGFAVKFYTEEGNWDLTGNNTPIFFIRDAMLFPSFIHSQKRNPQTHMKDPDMVWDFWSLRPESLHQVSFLFSDRGLPDGHRHMNGYGSHTFKLVNADGECIYCKFHYKTDQGIKNLSVEEAERLAATNPDYSIGDLFNAIANGDFPSWTFYIQVMTFDQAERFQFNPFDVTKVWSHKEFPLIPVGKLVLNRNPVNYFAEVEQLAFDPSNMPPGIEASPDKMLQGRLFSYPDTHRHRLGANYLQIPVNCPFRARVANYQRDGPMCMSDNQGGAPNYYPNSFSAPQNQPRFVETRFGVSPDVARYNSEDEDNVTQVRAFYTQVLNEDERQRLCQNLAGFLKGAQLFIQKRMVENLKAVHPDYGNRVQTLLNKYNAEAKKNTNVRVYGRPGAAAIAASSKM, from the exons ATGGCGGAGACCAGAGATAAAACTACCGACCAGATGAAGATATGGAAGGAGAACCGAGGCTCCCAG AGACCAGATGTGCTAACGACAGGAGGTGGCCATCCCGTTGGGGACAAGCTCAACCTGCAGACTGCGGGGCCGAGGGGCCCTCTGCTCGTGCAGGATGTGGTCTTCACCGATGAGATGGCCCACTTCGACCGGGAGCGAATCCCAGAGAGAGTGGTGCACGCTAAAGGCGCAG GCGCGTTCGGCTACTTTGAGGTCACTCACGACATCACCCGCTACTGCAAGGCCAAGGTGTTTGAACATGTTGGGAAAACGACTCCCATCGCTGTCCGGTTCTCCTCTGTGG CTGGGGAGTCTGGATCAGCCGACACTGTCCGAGACCCCCGAGGCTTCGCTGTAAAGTTTTACACCGAGGAGGGGAACTGGGACCTGACGGGCAACAACACCCCCATCTTCTTCATCAGGGACGCAATGCTT TTTCCGTCCTTCATTCATTCCCAGAAGCGTAACCCTCAAACCCACATGAAGGATCCTGACATGGTGTGGGACTTCTGGAGCCTGAGGCCTGAGAGTCTGCATCAG GTGTCGTTCCTGTTCAGCGACCGTGGCCTGCCTGACGGCCACCGCCACATGAACGGCTACGGTTCCCACACCTTCAAGCTGGTCAACGCTGACGGCGAATGCATCTACTGCAAGTTCCATTACAAG aCTGATCAAGGAATAAAAAACCTGTCTGTGGAGGAGGCGGAGCGCCTCGCAGCCACCAACCCAGATTACAGCATCGGAGACCTGTTCAACGCCATCGCTAACGGCGACTTTCCGTCCTGGACCTTTTACATCCAAGTCATGACCTTTGACCAGGCGGAGAGGTTCCAGTTCAACCCCTTTGATGTCACCAAG GTGTGGTCGCATAAGGAGTTCCCTCTGATCCCTGTGGGCAAACTGGTCCTCAACCGGAACCCGGTCAACTACTTCGcagaggtggagcagctggccTTTGACCCCAGCAACATGCCTCCAGGCATCGAGGCCAGCCCCGACAAGATGCTGCAG GGTCGGCTCTTCTCCTACCCAGACACGCATCGCCATCGCCTGGGAGCCAACTACCTGCAGATCCCGGTCAACTGTCCCTTCAGGGCCCGCGTGGCCAACTACCAACGAGACGGCCCCATGTGCATGTCTGATAACCAGG GTGGCGCTCCAAACTACTACCCCAACAGCTTCAGCGCCCCTCAGAACCAGCCTCGCTTCGTGGAGACCAGGTTCGGCGTTTCGCCCGACGTCGCCCGTTACAACAGCGAAGACGAAGACAACGTGACGCAG GTCCGGGCCTTCTACACCCAGGTGCTGAACGAGGACGAGCGCCAGCGGCTGTGCCAGAACCTTGCCGGGTTCCTGAAGGGAGCCCAGCTCTTCATCCAGAAACGAATG GTGGAAAACCTGAAGGCCGTCCATCCAGACTACGGGAACCGGGTCCAGACCTTACTCAACAAGTACAACGCCGAAGCCAAGAAG AACACGAACGTCCGCGTCTACGGCCGTCCAGGAGCCGCCGCCATCGCCGCGTCCTCCAAGATGTGA
- the LOC102227477 gene encoding uncharacterized protein LOC102227477 isoform X2 — protein MATASPDKGHQPVVVALPQYVGPEVQAQPHMMVHQSAVNIPAVQPSDDIIWSLVCFMYGNPFCLGLAALIFSVKKHI, from the exons ATGGCCACAGCTTCACCAGATAAGGGTCACCAACCGGTGGTTGTTGCTTTGCCGCAGTACGTCGGTCCTGAAGTCCAGGCTCAGCCTCACATGATGGTCCATCAGAGCGCTGTGAACATCCCAGCTGTGCAGCCCAGCGACGACATCATCTGGTCTCTCGTTTGCTTCATGTATGGAAATCCGTTCTGCCTGGGACTGGCGGCCCTCATCTTCTCCGTAAAG AAACATATTTGA
- the LOC102227477 gene encoding dispanin subfamily A member 2b-like isoform X1 encodes MATASPDKGHQPVVVALPQYVGPEVQAQPHMMVHQSAVNIPAVQPSDDIIWSLVCFMYGNPFCLGLAALIFSVKARDRKVVGDLEGARRHGSTARVLNIVATVLTSVATLLTVIVLLALSFR; translated from the exons ATGGCCACAGCTTCACCAGATAAGGGTCACCAACCGGTGGTTGTTGCTTTGCCGCAGTACGTCGGTCCTGAAGTCCAGGCTCAGCCTCACATGATGGTCCATCAGAGCGCTGTGAACATCCCAGCTGTGCAGCCCAGCGACGACATCATCTGGTCTCTCGTTTGCTTCATGTATGGAAATCCGTTCTGCCTGGGACTGGCGGCCCTCATCTTCTCCGTAAAG GCCAGAGACAGGAAGGTGGTCGGAGATCTGGAGGGAGCCAGACGTCACGGCTCCACCGCTCGCGTTCTCAACATCGTGGCGACCGTCCTGACCTCTGTAGCCACCTTACTGACAGTCATTGTTCTGCTTGCTTTGAGTTTTCGCTAA
- the LOC102227734 gene encoding dispanin subfamily A member 2b-like: MNPGYSSEASPGQPGGPRGVQHIVVNVPTEPPTDYLVWSLCSFVYANFCCLGLGALIYSVKARDRKVVGDHSEARRHASCARVFNIVALTLTSLILSIIIIGQIATGVKVAQLRRQTDYWRGN; encoded by the exons ATGAATCCTGGTTACTCCAGCGAAGCGTCCCCTGGACAGCCTGGGGGTCCCAGAGGCGTTCAGCACATCGTAGTGAACGTCCCCACTGAGCCCCCCACAGATTATCTGGTCTGGTCGCTGTGCAGCTTCGTCTACGCAAACTTCTGCTGCCTCGGATTGGGGGCTCTCATCTATTCTGTCAAG GCCAGAGACCGGAAGGTGGTTGGAGATCACAGTGAAGCCAGGCGTCACGCCTCCTGCGCTCGCGTTTTCAACATCGTGGCCCTGACCCTGACGTCTCTGATTCtctccatcatcatcattggGCAGATTGCCACGGGTGTGAAAGTGGCACAACTTAGAAGGCAGACAGACTATTGGAGAGGCAATTAA
- the LOC111611370 gene encoding dispanin subfamily A member 2b-like produces MDPGYSSYAAYTVYPVETVPLQDRRHEASPGQPGGPTGGQYTVVNVPTEPPTDYLVWSLCNFIYGNIFCLGLVALIYSVRARDRKVVGDQDGARRHASTARALNITATVLISLLVFLCIVVPLALIAETARYHYRHYSYN; encoded by the exons ATGGATCCTGGGTACTCCTCCTACGCAGCTTACACAGTTTACCCTGTTGAGACCGTCCCACTGCAGGACAGGAGACATGAAGCGTCCCCTGGACAGCCTGGGGGTCCCACAGGTGGTCAGTACACCGTAGTGAACGTCCCCACTGAGCCTCCAACTGATTATCTGGTCTGGTCGCTGTGCAACTTCAtctatggaaatattttctgtcttggATTGGTGGCTCTCATTTATTCTGTCAGG GCCAGAGACAGGAAGGTGGTCGGAGATCAGGACGGAGCCAGACGTCACGCCTCCACTGCTCGCGCTCTCAACATCACAGCGACCGTCCTGATATCTTTACTCGTCTTTCTCTGTATTGTTGTGCCCCTTGCTTTAATTGCAGAGACGGCAAGATACCATTATAGACATTACAGCTATAACTAA